The Carassius gibelio isolate Cgi1373 ecotype wild population from Czech Republic chromosome B19, carGib1.2-hapl.c, whole genome shotgun sequence genomic interval TATAAATATATGATTAACTTACATATTTTAAACCACGATGGTCTGAACAaccatttatatttattgtacgaatttatttttaaacattcttcGGAAATTACGGCTGCTGCACAATCAACTGAATACATATTCTGAGATAtagattgtaataaaaaaaacgtGTTCAAAATGTCCATGATGCAGAGAATGTAAATATGTacacttttctttattttctgaaaGTCCACAGGGTCATAAGTGTTCATAGTTGGAGAAACACCCCTCTAAACGTACCTTTGCTGTGAAAACCTAACTCTGTTTTCTTCTGATCAGGATATGCGTCATCACTCTTGCAGAGTCTCATCCTATCCTTCAGAATGGACGaaaaatcaaaaacataaacTATCAGATCAGCGATGGATGCAGCCGTCTGAAGAACAAGGTGTCTGGAAAGTCAAAGCGAGTGAGTACCTTTTTCCATAATGACTTTAATACTGTAAACACACAACCAACACAGTAATGATTGTGATAATTACTGTCATTATCTGAATTCACGCTTTCTCTGAACATTATcagtaaatatgatttattctgcAGGGTGGTCAGTTCCTGACGGAGTTTGCACCACTGTGTAGAATAACGTGTACAGATGAACAGGAGTACACCATATTCAGGTCAGTTACACAGATAAACATCACAAAGCATTTCTATAACCTTAAAATGATGTCAGTTCAACTCCTATTTTCCCAGCTGTATCAGAGGACGTCTCCTAGAAGTGAATGAAGCCATTTTGAACAAGCCAGATCTGTTATTGGAAAAGGTTACCACtaatactgctttaaaaaaaaatgcaatggaaaaTCTCTAAACTTTTGCAAATGTAAGATTTGTCTTCTTTTTTGCCACAGCCTTCCACAGAGGGATACATTGCAGTTATATTACCTAAATTCGAAGAGAGTAAGAGTGTCACTGAAAGTCTTCTGACCAGAGAACAATATGACGAGGTTCTGACTAAAAGAAACCAACAAGAAGAGCCTCGCTGAGATCAGCTTGCACTTTGAAATGGCTTTGAAGAAAAATTACTTCCAGCAGGTGGAAACGTCAGTGGCATCATGAATGTGTACCACTTACATTTCAAAAATCACCTTGAGAAAATTTGAAGGAATGAAGACTTGTCTGCTGAAACCAGAGAAGTCTTGGATTTCACTGGAGTGCATTTTGTAGGACCACTGTTCATGAGATACATAACAATGCCAGTGCAATGGATATTGTTAGTGTTTAGTTTATTGTTTCATTAAGAACTGGTTTAATTTGAGAAGTAAAGGACAGACACATTATTGCCCATCTCGTTACAATAAAACTGCTCCAGCCGTTACTTTTTGGATATATTCATTGTTTAAGTTAATTCTAAATAAAGGAACTGCTCTCTTCTGAGTGTATTCAACTGGCCCTTATAGGTTTGTTTTTATTCAGTCAATTTCTTTTACACAAACTAAGGTCAGTGCTCTCAAAACAATTGACAGCAATCTCAACATTTTGTCATTTCGCCAAATAGATTGTAGAGATAAAAACTGACATACATTTACAAAACCTCACTGACCTAAAGCTTGCATGCACAGACGGTGTATGTAAACTTGTATTTTCAATATAGTTGAATGTAATAACCAACAGAGAATTTCAATAGTTTTGATGTTAGTACgtgctttaaataaatgtattgattGAAGATATGCATTTCATCACGAGTCTGTTTCAGTAGTCTGCTTGTATTGCCTTAGTTTGGAGGAATGTATATAACGGAATAACAAATGTTTAGTGCATAAATGAATCActcaaacataaatatttaagaaaaataacatatatttagattttattgtttTCTGATTTCACAATCATTCAATGGTCCAACACTAATACAACTCGAGGTCATAGCTGCACAATCATCTCTTAAGCTTATGGTTAGACTGACTGAAGTTTAAATCggaggaactttttttttctcttagcaGAGTATCAACTAGAATTGGTGTGTGAATAGAAACCAAATTCTGAAGAGCCTTTTAATCTGTGCCGTACTAGAAATTTCAGTACAACAGCCCAAGCTGTTGATATATATACCATCTCTAACTTTTTTGGTTAATGTACCAAAGCTTGACTTAACATTGTTAGgactaaagtaaaaatacaaatcacagtgACCTACAAGGCAGTCAATACTATTACAAAGCTGTCACTCCTACGAAAGTACATTTAAAGGGCCAGTTCGCCTGAAAATTAAAATTTACTtgcccttatgtcattccaaacctgtatgatcaTCATAAAAGATGATGTTTTGACATTTTGAGACTTCAAAATCACTTAATTTCGTGTTTTGCATGAAgacatactggtttggaatgacatgagggtaaaaaAAACGCtaccaattttcatttttaggtggactatccctttaaaaggaactgtatttttcattgtcatccttcagaaatgcttcttTGGAAAGTAACGTTCCCTGCTGTAAACACTCAACCTTTTTCATACTAAAGTCACTGAAACTGTGTCCTGTAGCCCTGTGTCGAAACCATTGTAGGAAGATGATTTAAACTGGATATATTTGGCATCAACTTGTACATGAGGCAGTTATGTTACATACAGTGTGCAGTTTTTTTTGCATCAAAACTTTTATCATGTACACCTCAATGTTGGCTAATAACGAGAAACGCAGCTGAACATTCGGTTAAAACCGGAGCATATTTACCAGCCATTACACTTGAAAGAGTCGCATGATGACTTGGAACACATGCAATTAATGAAGggttttttcttcagtgttttttGGTTTCTGGAATGAGGCTGGTAATACTAACGCTATCATACACCACAAAGCGAATGGGCAGAAGCACAAAGAATGGCACGTCGTGGGCGAGTGCATTGCCATGCACTGTGTGCGTGAGAACAGGCAGAAGCGCCTTTGGTTTTCAGAACTATTTGCTCTCCAGGAATGTTAGATTGGCCATGTGCTGCTCCAGGGATTTGACTCCGAAGCCATTCAGAGTCTCCTCACTGACGGCCGTGCTCTGCTGTGTCTCCCTGCAGTGCTGAGGTGAAGCCAGACAGCTGCGTTCTGATTTACACTGGAATTAAAGGTAGAAGATACAGTTTAATACAAACATGCTCTAAgagtgaagggggacaatgtcttgtatgtcttgtataaacaggctaaatacacat includes:
- the LOC127979334 gene encoding protein Abitram gives rise to the protein MEDSEKKAPSVIDRYFTRWFKTDLKGKACEDHCILQHSNRICVITLAESHPILQNGRKIKNINYQISDGCSRLKNKVSGKSKRGGQFLTEFAPLCRITCTDEQEYTIFSCIRGRLLEVNEAILNKPDLLLEKPSTEGYIAVILPKFEESKSVTESLLTREQYDEVLTKRNQQEEPR